A stretch of DNA from Staphylococcus sp. KG4-3:
AACTTTTTTACGTTCTGGTTTAGCTGTATGGTAAATCGCTAAAGCTGCCCCACAAAGACCAAACATCATGGTAATAAATCTACCAGACATATATCGTGACACACCTGAAAAATATTTTGTAACGTCAGGATCCCCTAATTGTGCAAAGAAAATATTTTGTGTCCCTTGAACCATATGTCCTTTAACTTCTAACGATCCTCCCAAAGCTGTTTGCCAAAATGGTAAGTAGAAAATATGATGCAATCCAAAAGGACCTAATAATCTCAAGATAAAGCCAAAGAAAAACGTACCAATTATCCCTGTTTTGTCTACTAATCCACCGACACCAAAGATCCATCCTTGTACTGTTGGCCAAACGAAAAACATAATGACACCCAATACAATCGAAGCAATTGCTGTAATAATCGGTACAAAACGTGATCCTCCAAAGAAGACAAGGTAGTCAGGTAGCGATATTTTATGAAACTTATTGTGTAAAAGCGCTGTCATTATACCAGTGACGATTCCACCAAATACCCCTGTTTCTACAGTTTGAATTCCTAGTACCATACTTTGTCCTACTTCGGTTAAATTGTCTTTTGCTAATGTTCCACTTATAGTTAACAAACCATTCATAGATGCATTCATGATTAAAAACCCAAGCATTGCTGCTAATCCAGCAGTTCCTTTATCACTCTTTGCCAACCCTATGGCTACACCTACCGCAAATATAACTGGTAAGTTTTGAAAAACAATATTCCCAGCAGATGACATTAAAATAAAAATATTCTGTAATAAACTAATATCTAATACTGGATAAGCTTTAATCGTATTCGGATTACTTAATGCACCACCGATGCCTAATAATAATCCTGCTGCCGGCAAAATTGCTATGGGTAACATAAATGATTTCCCAAATTGTTGTGCTCTTTCAAACAATTTACTCATAATAGCTAACCTCCTAATTAACCTAAATATACAATCGCAGAAAATAATAATCAATATTTATTTTCGTATTGAAAATTATTTTCATAAAGCGATTTACTTCGTTTGCAATAAACATATAAATCCATACAAAAAAAAGAGGCCGACATTTATAAATGTCTTAGCCTCGGATAATATATTGGCAATGCCTAACAATATTAATATTGAAAGTCCGCTCTCATAATTTTCACAATAACAGTTGCTTTACTAGTACAAAGTGGACAGAAAAGTTAGTTTGAAAAATATTTTTGTCCTAACCTTTTTAAGATAATTATTTAAAATATATCACCTAATGTAACTGCCATAATTGCTTTAATGGAATGTAATCTATTTTCTGATTGATCAAAAATAACAGCATGCTTCCCTCTGAATATATCGTCTGCAATTTCCATTTCAGTTAGACCATATGTTTCATATATTTTTTGACCTACTTCTGTGTTCACATCATGAAAAGCTGGTAAACAATGTAACACTATAACATCTGGATTCATCGTATTCATTAGCATTGATTCATTTACTTGGTAAGGCAATAATTGATTGATACGGGACTCTAACAATCCTTCATCTTCGCCCATAGAGAACCAAACATCTGTATAAATTGCATCAGTTTGATATATCGCTTGTTGAATATCATCAGTAATTAAAATTTCACTTTGTGAATCATCAGCATATTTTTGAGCCAATATTTGAATATCTTTATTCGGTTGTAGAGATTCTGGTGCAGCAATATGAACATTAACACCTAATATTGCACCAGTAATTAATAAATCATGTGCTACATTGTTTCTAGCATCGCCAACATAAGTTAATGTCTTTCCTTTTAAAGTGCCCCAGTTCTCTTTTAAAGTGAAGAAATCCGCAATCATTTGTGTTGGATGCCATTCGTTAGTTAAGCCATTCCACACTGGTACACCAGCGCTTGTTGCAAGTGATTCTACGTCTTTTTGGTGATGTCCTCTAAATTCAATACCATCATACATTCTACCTAATACTTTTGCAGTGTCTTCTGCAGACTCTTTAACTCCTAAGTGAATATCTCCTTGTCCAAAATATTCAGGGTAGGCACCTAAATCATAGGCAGCAACACTGAAAGCTGAACGAGTTCTTGTAGATGGTTTTTCAAATAGAAATGCTAAATTTTTACCTTTTAAATAAGGATGCGGGATATTACGCTTTTTCTTTTCTTTTAATTCACCGGTAAAATCAATTAAAGTGTTCAACTCATCAGCAGAAAAATCGCATGTTTTCAAAAAATGTTTACCTTTAAATGTCTGTAACTTGTTTAGTGCTGTTGTGTACGCCCCAATTCCATCACTCCAATATTTTTATAAGATTTATATACATAATAACTGTAATATTAAATAAAATCAAGTATAAATATA
This window harbors:
- the argF gene encoding ornithine carbamoyltransferase, with protein sequence MGAYTTALNKLQTFKGKHFLKTCDFSADELNTLIDFTGELKEKKKRNIPHPYLKGKNLAFLFEKPSTRTRSAFSVAAYDLGAYPEYFGQGDIHLGVKESAEDTAKVLGRMYDGIEFRGHHQKDVESLATSAGVPVWNGLTNEWHPTQMIADFFTLKENWGTLKGKTLTYVGDARNNVAHDLLITGAILGVNVHIAAPESLQPNKDIQILAQKYADDSQSEILITDDIQQAIYQTDAIYTDVWFSMGEDEGLLESRINQLLPYQVNESMLMNTMNPDVIVLHCLPAFHDVNTEVGQKIYETYGLTEMEIADDIFRGKHAVIFDQSENRLHSIKAIMAVTLGDIF
- a CDS encoding PTS transporter subunit EIIC; its protein translation is MSKLFERAQQFGKSFMLPIAILPAAGLLLGIGGALSNPNTIKAYPVLDISLLQNIFILMSSAGNIVFQNLPVIFAVGVAIGLAKSDKGTAGLAAMLGFLIMNASMNGLLTISGTLAKDNLTEVGQSMVLGIQTVETGVFGGIVTGIMTALLHNKFHKISLPDYLVFFGGSRFVPIITAIASIVLGVIMFFVWPTVQGWIFGVGGLVDKTGIIGTFFFGFILRLLGPFGLHHIFYLPFWQTALGGSLEVKGHMVQGTQNIFFAQLGDPDVTKYFSGVSRYMSGRFITMMFGLCGAALAIYHTAKPERKKVVGGLMLSAALTSFLTGITEPLEFSFLFVAPILYVIHAFLDGLAFMMADIFNITVGQTFSGGFIDFLLFGVLQGNSKTNFLWIIPVGIIWFMIYYIIFRFLITKFNFKTPGREDEVTTETVEATDRAKTIIQALGGKENIDVVDCCATRLRVTLNSDEEVDKSLLTATQARGVIQKGNGVQVIYGPHVTTIKNEVETLLENGKL